The nucleotide window TAATAGTCGTAGGGGCAGGTCCTGCAGGCGTCAGTGCAGGGATTACTCTCGCTCGTGCCGGTAAAAAAGTCGTGATAATTGAACGTGGGGATTTTGCAGGTAGCAAAAATATGTTCGGTGGAGCTATTTATGCCAGACCTACTGCTGAAATTTTTCCGAACTTTTGGGAAACAGCCCCCGTTGAAAGAAATAATGTCGAGCATAAATATGTTGTTATGTCAGGCTCAGACGCTACTACCATAAGCTATAAGCACAAAGAACAAGACGCTTACAACAGTTTTACGGTGATTCGTGCTAAATGGGACAGGTGGTGCATAAATGAAGCCAAAAAAGCAGGTGCCTACTTCGCTCCGAGAACTGTTGTTCGGGATTTGATAAAACGCTCAGGACGAGTTATTGGAGTTAAAACTGATTTGGAAAGCTTTTATTCTGATATAGTTATTCTCGCTGATGGTGTCAATTCACTTTTGGCAAAAAAAGCAGGTCTAAGAAGCGATATCAAAGACAATGCCGTCGCTCTCGGAATTAAAGAAGTTATTAAATTGCCTAAAAATATCCTCGAAGAAAGATTTAATCTCGATTCTGATACGGGCTCTGTTTCTGAGCTTATAGGAGGACCCCTCTCAGGCATGCTCGGCTTGGGATATCTCTACACAAACAAAGAATCGGTTGTCATCGGTTTAGGTGTTACTTTAGATGAGCTCAAAAAACGCAAGTTGAAGCCATACGACCTTTTGAACGAGCTAAAGCTCCACCCTGCTATTGAACCTTTTATTAAAGGTGGTGAGTTGCTTGAGTATTCTGCTCATTTAATCCCCGAAGGTGGCTACAACTCTATTCCAAAGCTATACACTGACGGTTTGATGGTTGCCGGTGACGCCGGCATGCTCGTAAACAATGTCCATTGGGAAGGTACAAATCTTGCTCTTGTCAGTGGAAAATTAGCTGCTGAAACCGCAATTGAGGCTCTTGAGGCTCATGATTTTTCTGAAAATATGTTGGCTCTTTATCAGGAAAAATTGGATTCAAGTTTTATCATGAAAGATTTGAAGTCTTATAAGGATATTATTGGCATTGTCCACTCCAACTCAAAGTCTTTCTTGGGATATTATCCTGAACAAATAAATGCTTTCTTCCACACTTTTACTAATGTCGACAGCATGCCTAAAAAAGAAAATTTTAGAAGATTTATTAAGAATTTTATTAAAAATCGAAAAATTTCTGATCTCTTTAAAGATGCTTGTGACGCACTGAAAATGGGAATCGGGGTGCTTAAATAATGGCTGATGATATTAAATTAAATTCAAATATAGATGACAAATTGTTTAGTGTAAAATATACTTGTGATACGCAATGTCATTTGAATCCTAATCAGGAAAAATGTATCAAATGCAAAAGTAAAGCGTGCACTTATGTTTGCCCCGCAAATGTTTATGCTTGGAGAGCTGAGGATAAAACACTCCTTGTAAGATATGAAAATTGTCTGGAGTGCGGTGCTTGCAGAATAGCTTGCGAAAAAAAATGTATAGACTGGCGTTATCCGAGAGCAGGCTTCGGGGTCAGTTTTAAACAAGGCTAAAAAGGGAGAAAATTATGCGCGACGAATACAGCGAAAACGCACGCAGATGGTATGACAAAGATCCTATCTTATCTCGTTCTATGAAAACTCTTGAAGAATCAGATGATGAAACTCAAATTAAAGTTGCTTTAAACCTTATCAAAATTATTGTTGAGCACAATTTGTCTTACAGCGAATATTCTGATGTTGAAGAAATTATCGAAGCGGTCGATGAAGGTATTCCTGATAGAGGTGGCAGATGGTATGATATCGACAAAACTTTGAGAACAGCTATTAATATGCTCGAAAATTGTCCTTCTGAAACTCAACATATCATCGCTAAAGAAATGGCTAAAATCGTTATCGATAAAATTAAAGAAGATAAAGATTTCGAAAATGAAGCCGATGACGAGCTTGAAGATATTTAAACCATAATTTGCGGGAGAATAATTGAAAAGAATTTGGAAAATCAAGGGACTTAAAAAAGTCCCTAATGATGTTTTAAACGTAGCGAAAAGTGACATTGTCGCTCGGTTGTTGGTGAATCGAGGTATTGATAATGCTTCTAAAGCTGTTGATTTTCTTAATCCTTTGAAAATGAAAATTACTCCGCCAGATGTTTTTTCTGATATGCAAAAGGCTGTAGACCGAATAAAAATAGCCGTTGCTGCGGGCGAAAACATTACAATCTACGGTGACTTTGACGCTGACGGCATAACCTCGACTTCTGTTTTGTTTAAAACTTTAAAAACAGTAGGGGCAAATGTAAGTTATTATATACCAAATCGAGAAACTGAAAGTCACGGGCTCAACACAAAAGCTTTAGTAAATATAATTTCTAAAAACAAGGCAAAGCTTATTATTACCGTGGATTGTGCCGTTTCAAATATTCAAGAGATAAAATTTGCAAACGGGTTTAAAACAGATGTTATTGTGACAGACCACCATGAGGCACCCGAGGAGCTTCCTCCTGCGTATGCAATATTAAACCCTAAGGCTCAAGGTGCTTTGTCTGAGGATTTGACTCTTGAGGAAATTGAAAATCTGAATTATCTGGCAGGTGTCGGGGTCGCATTCAAGCTTGCAGTTGCTGTTTTGCAAGAGTTTGACAAGGTTGAGGCTTTTAATGATTTGTTGCCGCTTGTCGCTTTAGGTACTATTGCTGATGTTGTTCCTCTTTTAGGTGAAAACA belongs to Candidatus Gastranaerophilales bacterium and includes:
- a CDS encoding 4Fe-4S dicluster domain-containing protein, which encodes MADDIKLNSNIDDKLFSVKYTCDTQCHLNPNQEKCIKCKSKACTYVCPANVYAWRAEDKTLLVRYENCLECGACRIACEKKCIDWRYPRAGFGVSFKQG
- a CDS encoding FAD-dependent oxidoreductase, encoding MNENKVDVIVVGAGPAGVSAGITLARAGKKVVIIERGDFAGSKNMFGGAIYARPTAEIFPNFWETAPVERNNVEHKYVVMSGSDATTISYKHKEQDAYNSFTVIRAKWDRWCINEAKKAGAYFAPRTVVRDLIKRSGRVIGVKTDLESFYSDIVILADGVNSLLAKKAGLRSDIKDNAVALGIKEVIKLPKNILEERFNLDSDTGSVSELIGGPLSGMLGLGYLYTNKESVVIGLGVTLDELKKRKLKPYDLLNELKLHPAIEPFIKGGELLEYSAHLIPEGGYNSIPKLYTDGLMVAGDAGMLVNNVHWEGTNLALVSGKLAAETAIEALEAHDFSENMLALYQEKLDSSFIMKDLKSYKDIIGIVHSNSKSFLGYYPEQINAFFHTFTNVDSMPKKENFRRFIKNFIKNRKISDLFKDACDALKMGIGVLK